Proteins from a single region of Oreochromis niloticus isolate F11D_XX linkage group LG7, O_niloticus_UMD_NMBU, whole genome shotgun sequence:
- the LOC102079861 gene encoding calphotin-like isoform X1, with product MDYAERILTLTTTIKKMVDTVKSNKEYCSRIADRVKAVEGLVLNIRQRDPSQISDTVDGALRELYVILNSAKTLMAKFSQTKAVKGFFKSGSIEEKFNEVNQRLTENFQVLSGALQIEHTNMLQKVYEAVSRQSTEEEVCSMMANTTLTPPMFPPAPVSSPTVPMPQPAQVSSPTVPMLPFAPMPSPTVPMPQPAQVSSPSVPMFQPAPVSHPQHPQLPPTPISNPTSPIFSSIPVSNPTAAMPVTYVMSPMSVSTPYVRQPVYNTTTPRFIVTNNIASRPVMQAISQGSVTGIRTVTPITLPAQNRPIVSAYVVKNAFLR from the coding sequence ATGGACTACGCTGAACGTATCTTGACGCTTACCACAACCATCAAAAAGATGGTTGACACTGTGAAGTCCAATAAGGAGTACTGCAGTCGGATTGCAGACAGAGTCAAAGCTGTTGAAGGACTGGTTTTAAACATCAGACAGAGGGATCCAAGCCAAATCTCTGATACTGTCGATGGAGCTCTGAGGGAACTCTACGTCATCTTGAACTCTGCCAAGACTCTGATGGCAAAATTCTCTCAAACCAAGGCTGTTAAGGGTTTCTTTAAGTCTGGCAGCATTGAAGAAAAGTTCAACGAGGTGAACCAAAGGCTCACAGAGAACTTCCAGGTCCTTTCTGGTGCTCTGCAGATTGAGCACACCAACATGCTGCAAAAGGTGTATGAAGCTGTTTCAAGACAAAGTACTGAGGAAGAGGTTTGCAGTATGATGGCTAATACTACTCTCACACCCCCTATGTTTCCCCCTGCCCCGGTGTCAAGTCCTACAGTTCCTATGCCTCAGCCTGCACAAGTGTCAAGTCCTACAGTTCCTATGCTTCCCTTTGCCCCGATGCCAAGTCCTACAGTTCCTATGCCTCAGCCTGCACAAGTGTCAAGTCCTTCAGTTCCTATGTTTCAGCCTGCTCCAGTGTCACACCCCCAACATCCTCAGCTTCCTCCTACACCTATTTCTAACCCTACAAGTCCTATATTTTCATCCATACCAGTGTCTAACCCTACAGCTGCCATGCCTGTCACCTATGTTATGTCCCCTATGTCGGTGTCTACACCTTATGTTAGACAGCCTGTCTACAATACTACAACACCCCGCTTTATCGTCACCAACAACATAGCCTCCAGACCTGTCATGCAAGCTATTTCTCAGGGGTCAGTCACTGGCATCAGAACTGTTACTCCAATCACTCTTCCAGCTCAAAACAGGCCCATTGTGTCAGCTTATGTGGTCAAGAATGCTTTTTTACGttaa